The Mercurialis annua linkage group LG7, ddMerAnnu1.2, whole genome shotgun sequence genome includes the window atcatgtatcaaatatgtataagagaagtatcatatatgtatcgaaaatgatAAATCAGTAATTATCTAATATACCTGAAATGTAAGCCAAtatgtatcaaagatgtatccaaaatgtatcagagatgtatctaaaatgtatttgaaatgtAACAGGGATGTATCCGCTCTATAATATCTACACTTAAttactttatttatatatttttcttactactcaatcaatttaataatactaaaaaataaaaattaatttatatattattaatttatattaggctaaccatatttttaataatagaaaatgtatttttaattgtaaaaaaataattttatgaattactTACCAAATACATTGTTGATACATATTGAATATTCTTTGAagcataaataatatatttatcatgtataaattatgtatcaacgatgtagctatcaaatacatttacaaatataattttaaaataaataaaaatacattaaggATATATACCGAATACGAGTTTGATGCATAAATTGTACATTAAAGATGTATatattaagtacatttaaaaaaagtatctatcatgtataaattatgtatcatcGATGTATTTATTACAtgcatttaaaaatttacacttttaaatagtaaatatacaTCGTTCATACACATTATATACaactcaaaaaacaaaaatgtatctatcatatataaattatgtagtaaaaaaatgtatttatcatgtataaattatgtatcagcgatgtatctataaagtgcattaaaaatgtatctatcatgtataatttatgtattagAGATATATACATACAAAAACGAACCGATCGAATCACTCAATTGATtcaactaaatcgataaaaataaaaaaatgtatctagcatgtatcagagatgtatctatAAAGtacattaaaaatgtatttattatgtataaattatgtatccgagatgtataaatataaataatacatctccaacattttaataaatatttcttttgatatcttgaataattttttattttttgcccagtatttttataaatatattttcgaataatttaaaaaacaatttaaaagttattgaataaaaaaaagttaaaataaaaataaaataaaattatttaagcttatagtagaagaaaaaaaatcactaGACAAGCAGTAATAGAAGATATGAGCAAAAGaaatgaagaaataaaaaaaaattaaataataaaagcaaacaaattctaacatcaaaatgaaaaaaacaaaaagcagGATAAATTGGTCTATTAAGCAAAGATGCGGAAGGCATCCGACCCACATGTCTAATTGGGCCTGACGCGCGCAGAGACAAGTAACCATGTTTTCTTCTAACCCACATGCCTGAGCcttaaaaatttacatattaaaagaCACGTGTTTGGTTCAAGATAAAGATGGCAGTGGATGAAAGAAAATTGGTAGTAATGTAAACATAATAATTTAAGTGGTAATTGATGAAAAGAACTATCATATTATggtttttcttgttattttctcaaattttaatactgattattttattttacttggaataattttttacatttaaatagtcttttaactatttaatttatacacttatggtacttttataaataaaataaaaaattacgcCGTTGTTATAATTGCATAAAATAAAGACATTTTATGTTTAAAAAGACCACATgtgtataaaataaatagttaaaaagtcatttaaatatatataaaaattcgaggaccaagtgaaataaaaaacaataatatgaagATTTTAAAATGAGTCTAACCTTCACTGGTTGATAAAATTAAGAAATGTAACATGTCttcttttgtgttattttgggaGAAACAACAAagtctatttttttaaagagaaaatcaagtctatgttttaattaatccTTTTGACTAATAAATCGATGAGTATCAAATTcgatccattttttttaattcatattaaatatgttatttataagttaaataagactaaaatctaaaaaaataagtttaaattaaatttgtctacattaaataattttttagaatttgcATTCatcaaatctaaatatttatatatctcggtataaaaatctaaatatttaaacatACCCGATTTACTCAATgctagataattaaaaattaagataGATTTTGTacaaaatgagaaaaaatataatttcagtatggataaaaataattattataaattttaaattttcaaagtgtGCACATAAGAATATTATTAGTTCCATCTATTATACCAATTAGGAGTGTACATTCGGTTCAACTCAGATAGAACCTAAttgaaatagaaattaaatattccaaattgAAGTGAACTAGTTGGTTCAATCGATTATCTATTTAGCTGGATTATTTCAGTTTGTTTTCACCcatattaactaaaataatttatgtcAAAAGTCgaaataaaaactatattttttataatatcaaattagACTGAATAATATAGTTTGGTTCGATTATCCGATTTATTTAGTTCGGTTTTAGTATATATGAACTCGAAAACTCTATCTAGACTTTGATCTATATCATCAGATACGTTATAAAGTCTTTGTACATTTTTCACTAACTTTCATTTCAAGTTAAgtagtcttttttttttgagaaacaaGTTAAGTAGTCtagatgtatatatatataagtgttCAATTCATTAACTTTTTCATTATAACACCTTAAGTACAAATTGATAAATATCATAAAcatatatgaaaaatttaaccaaacaaacttataaatttgcaattaatgTGAACCATAAAAATGTGCTTCTCTTTTTAGTCAGCGGTATTGAGAGGAACATAAGGATTAGGAATCAAGCAAAGACGAGATTTTCTTTTTCCTGCAAGACTATTATTTTCAGACATGTCAATATTTTCCGGCGTAATCCCAGCAGGAAGCATCCAATCAAAATGGTACAACATTTGAGCCACCGGAAGTTCAATCATTGCCATAGCAAATAGATTCCCGGGGCAAATTCTCCTACCAGCTCCAAAAGGAAGATACTCAAAACTACTCTTTTTATTATCAATCGAATCGTCTTCCACAAATCTTTCAGGATAAAACTTATCAGCTTCGTTCCAGCATTTGGGATCTCTTCCAATTGCCCATAAATTCAACATAACGTAAGATTTGGCCGGAATATCATAGCCGTTGATAGTACATTTCTCTTTAGTTTCTCTCGGAGGTAGCAATGGAGCTGGAGGATGTAGTCTTAAACTTTCATTTATTACCAACTTAAGATAGCTTAGTTGATTAATCCCAGCTTCATCAACGTTTCCATTTGCACCAAAGATTTGTCGGACTTCCGCTTGTGCCTTCTCCATCACTCTTGGATTTCTTATGAGTTGTTGGaaagttattgaatttaaaaattaaaaaaggaaaaagtgctttgtaacttgaaatgagaagatagagagttttgtggttttcccacattgcttaggaaaactcaatacattgggtttataaacttggtctttctcatatgggtttgggccccaaggggtacccagttttgtgaacgggctaggagttacatcctacccgatttaccacacacgcgcgccgtccgtccggtcggccggcctggcctggtctgggttgggtggttcggttcggctagcactttattttcttagcctataaatactggcttcatttttcattttagaaTATACAGAAACACAGAGCAATACAGAGAAAGTGTTTTAGAGCTGATTTCACAGTGCAGTGTGATCAGTATatccggctgttttatcctagggacgccgcggttgatagtcagctttgcacctccgagctgtgccgcgaaatgtctaaaagagagcgacctagtccgcgactcagcctcatcaTATTCAGTTTTACAGCAATTGTATCAACAGTTCTGTCATCGTCCATTCTATGACCTCAAACGTTGTCGAAGCGCCACCAATAAACATGTCCTGAAACAATAATATACAACAATGTCGATTTGTCAGCAGTTCTAAAACTGTtgcaataatatatataaaaaataaagttaaaattgtCAGTTATTACAAAactctaaataaaaattcaatttcataAGGTTAATAAATGTACTAGCCGCTAAGAATGGTCTATTGCATCGAAATACTATGGTTAATGTTTTCTAAAGTTATTGAACTATAAAAGTCTTCTCCAAATTGCTTCTATTAAAAATTGTTTATGTGGCAATATacatattgggtaagtacataAATCTATATTGCTACATAAGCAAATTTtacctaaattgctaaataaaaGTTCGCATCAAAATATAACAGACTCGATATTCTTAAAAAGTAGAGAAATCAAAGCCAAGTCAAGATGATacttgatatttttataaaaggtcTATAgttcagtaaaaaaaattaacccttaaaatcgTAAGATCTTGAATTTAAATATGCGAATTGTATGTGGCTAATCAATCACAAACAGAATATGCATATATATATGGTACTTACCAAGATGATTGCTTTGATGTTCTCATCCATTAAAGGGAATTCAAGCTTCTCTTTATTTTGAAGATCCAAAAGAATATCAACAAAATCTTCGCCTTCTCCACCACTCTTTGTATCCGTTCTTGCTCTATGTTCATCCACAATGTTTTGAAGTATCTTATCCACTTGTTTAAAATGCATCTCAAGATTAAACTTCATCATTACACGACTGATCACCTTAAATACTCTGATAGAAGGAAACACATCAGCGAGACTAGGACCTTTCGCCAGCTCTATCAGTAGTTGCTCCATAGAACTCACATATTCGTTTTCTTTTCTCCATATCTCACCGATCGCTGATCTCGAAACGACACGAAAGGTCAAAGCATAGAGAAAGTTATTTAACGAGATAATCGATCCTACTTTAGAAGAAATGGCGGAAATTATTCTAGAAACTTCTTCTTCTCTGATTGTTCTGAAAGACTGTACGCGTTTCACGCTCAACACATGAACCATGAAAAGTTTTCTCAATTGTCTCCAATATGGACCTACAATAGTATCGTAGTCAGAAGTTTAAATTAGAAgaggtaaaaaaaattactctccCCATCCCAAAATAATAGTACGCTTTCCTCTCTTTTTTAGTTCCAAATAGTTGTCTATATTTCTTGTAGatcacaatttaaaatattaatttttctatattgcccttatttaaagtttattatttattgtcattagtttaaaaagtaaattagtcACAACATTGATATGataaaaaatgaagataaattgTGAAAGTTAGaggattaattatattttttaaactatgtaaaaagaagaaaatgaacttttattttacggagggagtataaaaatatttttaaaaaatagacaatttgattttatatttatatcttcGACCAAATAATGATAAATATACCTTAAATAAATTAGTGATAATTTGATCCGCCAATTTTGTGAAGTGTGACAAATATATTCAACTCTTATTTTAAACTCAAATACCCTTCATAAATTGAAATAAGAGACcaattgtataaaataataatttgaaattaagaaCTAAatacaaacaataaaaataaatctcaaaagtatgttttaactcaagatttgatataat containing:
- the LOC126655563 gene encoding cytochrome P450 71D445-like translates to MAFLMILITILFIFFLWKIAKTRRNPTASRVNLPPGPFQLPFIGNIHHLLGYVPHLRMADLADKHGPIMHLQLGELTAIVLSSAETTKELFKTHDLNVSQRPRMIGTDLISYNNKDLGFSPEGPYWRQLRKLFMVHVLSVKRVQSFRTIREEEVSRIISAISSKVGSIISLNNFLYALTFRVVSRSAIGEIWRKENEYVSSMEQLLIELAKGPSLADVFPSIRVFKVISRVMMKFNLEMHFKQVDKILQNIVDEHRARTDTKSGGEGEDFVDILLDLQNKEKLEFPLMDENIKAIILDMFIGGASTTFEVIEWTMTELNPRVMEKAQAEVRQIFGANGNVDEAGINQLSYLKLVINESLRLHPPAPLLPPRETKEKCTINGYDIPAKSYVMLNLWAIGRDPKCWNEADKFYPERFVEDDSIDNKKSSFEYLPFGAGRRICPGNLFAMAMIELPVAQMLYHFDWMLPAGITPENIDMSENNSLAGKRKSRLCLIPNPYVPLNTAD